A genomic region of Manihot esculenta cultivar AM560-2 chromosome 15, M.esculenta_v8, whole genome shotgun sequence contains the following coding sequences:
- the LOC110601688 gene encoding probable WRKY transcription factor 48 — protein MEKRAEQMIKTEISMANSTFITEELSTSFALSSTTPTSASIFDMMPCDIGDKASLGIMDLLDSNQDFGTSLFDWFQPPIVPHQPLPSPASTVPESSEVLNTPATPNSSSISSSSNEPGNEAQAKAGDEEELDQEKNKKQLKPKKKNQKRQREPRFAFMTKSEVDHLDDGYRWRKYGQKAVKNSPYPRSYYRCTSAGCGVKKRVERSSEDPTIVVTTYEGQHTHPSPITPRGSIGLLPDSGGFGAATSFVIPQPQYQQQQHAYMYSSSPSLNISTSSSSFYPPFSPSFLQERRFGPSSASFFRDHGLLQDIVPTQMRKETTEE, from the exons ATGGAGAAGAGAGCCGAGCAAATGATAAAGACTGAGATTTCCATGGCAAATTCCACATTCATCACGGAGGAGCTTTCCACTAGTTTTGCTTTATCATCCACAACCCCAACATCAGCCAGCATCTTTGACatgatgccatgtgatatcggTGATAAAGCCTCTTTAGGCATCATGGACTTGCTTGATAGCAACCAAGATTTTGGTACTTCTTTATTCGATTGGTTTCAGCCTCCGATTGTTCCTCACCAACCCTTACCTTCACCGGCGTCTACTGTTCCCGAATCATCCGAGGTCTTGAACACTCCGGCCACTCCTAACTCCTCCTCCATCTCTTCATCCTCGAATGAACCAGGAAATGAGGCACAAGCTAAAGCTGGAGATGAAGAAGAGCTGGATCAAGAAAAGAACAAGAAACA GTTGAAACCCAAGAAGAAGAACCAGAAAAGGCAAAGAGAGCCAAGATTTGCTTTCATGACAAAGAGCGAAGTTGATCACCTAGATGATGGATATAGATGGAGGAAGTACGGCCAGAAAGCAGTGAAAAACAGCCCTTATCCTAG GAGCTATTATCGTTGCACTAGTGCAGGATGCGGGGTGAAGAAGAGAGTAGAGAGATCATCTGAAGATCCCACCATAGTTGTTACAACCTATGAAGGACAACACACGCATCCAAGTCCCATAACCCCTCGGGGAAGTATCGGACTTTTGCCAGATTCAGGTGGTTTCGGTGCTGCAACTTCTTTTGTTATTCCACAACCTCAGTACCAGCAACAGCAACATGCCTACATGTATAGCTCATCACCTTCTCTGAATATTAGCACTAGTAGTAGTAGTTTCTATCCCCCGTTTTCTCCAAGTTTTCTTCAAGAGAGACGGTTTGGTCCTTCATCAGCTTCCTTCTTTAGAGACCATGGGCTTCTTCAGGACATCGTGCCCACCCAGATGAGAAAGGAAACTACAGAGGAGTAG